The Amycolatopsis nigrescens CSC17Ta-90 genomic interval CGGAGAGCAAGAGAGGTACCAGGACGAGGAGCGCGGCAGAGGCGGTCATGGTGGCCGCGGTGCGTCGGATGACGGCGCCGAGCGCCATGCCGGTGAGCGCGCAGACCGGCGCGAGGAGGGCGGATGCCAGCACGACCCGCACGGCGCCGGGGTGTGCGAGGGAGACGCCCAGGCCCCGACCGTTGAGGATCGCCTGGGTCAGGCCGAACGAGGCCGTCGCGACGAACGCGCCGAAGACGGTCGTGACCGCAGTGGCGACGGTTACTTTGGCGGCCATCACCGAGCGGCGGGCCGGCACGGCGGCGAGGGTCGGGCGGATGGTGCCGGTGCTGTATTCGCCGATGATCGTGAGGGCGCCGAGGGTGCCGATGGCGAGCATCATGATCAGGGCGGAATTGGCGGTGAACGCTTCCAGCAGTGGAATTTCGTCCCGGACGAAGTCGGCCCGGCCGGCGGCGGTCTGCTGTTGCCAGTGGCTGTAGGTGTCGTAGGCGATGGCGGCGTTCAACCCGATGACGGCCAGAGCGGTGGTCCCGTAGGCGATCCAGGTCGAGCGCAGGGACCGGAGCTTGATCCACTCCGCGGCGACCAGATCGCGGAAGCGGGCGCGGGGTTCGGTGGCGACGTCCGCCGGGGTGGTGTTGGTCGTGGTCATCGGGGTTCTCCCGCGGGGTATTGGATGCTGTCGGCGGTGAGTTCCATGAACGCCTCTTCCAACGAGGCGGACTGGGTGTCGAGGCGGTGCAGCGGGATGCGGTGCTGCTGGGCGATCTCACTGACCCGGGGCGCGGTCAAGCCGGTCACGGTGAGCAGGTCGCCTTCGCTGTGGACCACCGCGCCTTCGGCAGCCAGCAGATCCCGCAGAACGGTCGCGGCGGGTGTGGCGACGGTGACGTTTCGCCGGGTACCGCGGGCCGAGAACCGCGCCAGGCTCTCGGCGGCGATCAGCTCGCCACGACCGATGACGACGAGTTGGTCGGCGGTGTGTGCCATCTCCGACATCAGATGGCTGGAGACGAACACGGTGCGGCCCTCGGCAGCCAGTCGCCGGAACAGGTCGCGCACCCATCTCACGCCCTCGGGATCCAGGCCGTTGAGCGGTTCGTCGAACAGCAGTACCGGTGGGTCACCGAGCAACGCAGCGGCGATACCCAGCCGCTGTTTCATGCCGAGGGAGAACCCGCCGACACGGCGGCGGGCAGCCGCGGCGAGACCAACCTCTCGCAGTACCTCCGCCACCCGGCGTCGCGGGATGCGGTTGCTACGTGCCAGGGCGGACAGCTGCGCCGTAGCGGTGTACCCGCCGTGCACATCCTGTGCGTCCAGGAGCGAACCGACGTGACGCAGGCCGCGAGACCGGTCCCGGAAGGGGCGGCCGTCGACGGTGACCGTGCCGCTGGTGGGCGCGTGCAGGCCGAGGATCATGCGCAGCGTGGTGCTCTTGCCTGCGCCGTTGGGTCCGAGGAACCCGGTCACCTGACCGGGCCGCACGGTGAAGGTCAGGTTGTTGACGGCCGTGGCGCCGCCATAGCGCTTGGTGAGTTCGTTGACTTCGATCACGGCGACAACGGTGCAGGTCAGTGGGCCCGCCCGTCGTCGGACCGTCGCTGACACTTCGCCGGGCCGGTGAAAGCCCTGGTTGTACAACCACGGACCGATGCCCCGGTCACGAGCACACCTTACGATCGCGACATGCCCGCCTCGCCCCGTCTGCCGCTGGTCAAGCGCATTCCGCCGGGCCTGTGGGCGGCGCTGGCGTGGTTCGCGGCGGCGGTGGCGCCGATCGTGGAGTACGTCGTGCTGCCGTCGCGGCACGAGTACTCGCTCAGCTATCCCAGCAACGGCCTTGGCTCGTTCCAAGCCCGAGCGCTGCTCGTCCTCGCCGCCGCGCTGGCCCTGGCCGGCAGCGCACTGCTGCGCCGCAGCACGATGGCGGCGTACGTACTGGTGGTCGCCGCCACTGTCGTGTCCACACTGGCCTGGCGGCAGGACGGGATCCCGCCCATCCAGTTCCTGGCAACCGATTTCGCCCTCTGCTATGTCGCCGCCACCCGGCCCCGGCGCGGCTCGCTCCCCGCGGCGGCCGGGACGCTCGGCGTGCTCGCCGGTTACCTCATCATGCGGGGTGACGTCGGCAGCGCCCCCGAGGCGTACTTGGCTCTGACCGTGGTCATCGCCTGGCTCATCGGCAACTCGGTGTCCCAGGCCAGGGCCCACACCCGGCAACTGCACGATCAGGCCGCCGCGCAGGCGGTCACCGCCGAACGGTTGCGCATCGCCCGCGAGATGCACGACACGGTCGCCCACAGCATCGGCATCATCGCCCTGCAAGCCGGCGCCGCGGTCCGGGTCGCCGAGACCCAGCCAGCCCG includes:
- a CDS encoding ABC transporter permease subunit, encoding MTTTNTTPADVATEPRARFRDLVAAEWIKLRSLRSTWIAYGTTALAVIGLNAAIAYDTYSHWQQQTAAGRADFVRDEIPLLEAFTANSALIMMLAIGTLGALTIIGEYSTGTIRPTLAAVPARRSVMAAKVTVATAVTTVFGAFVATASFGLTQAILNGRGLGVSLAHPGAVRVVLASALLAPVCALTGMALGAVIRRTAATMTASAALLVLVPLLLSDGRYWSAVAAHATPHHAWLRLVTPHPNPTQFPWTTTGAWTVYAVWTLAAAALAITSPHRRDQ
- a CDS encoding ABC transporter ATP-binding protein, giving the protein MIEVNELTKRYGGATAVNNLTFTVRPGQVTGFLGPNGAGKSTTLRMILGLHAPTSGTVTVDGRPFRDRSRGLRHVGSLLDAQDVHGGYTATAQLSALARSNRIPRRRVAEVLREVGLAAAARRRVGGFSLGMKQRLGIAAALLGDPPVLLFDEPLNGLDPEGVRWVRDLFRRLAAEGRTVFVSSHLMSEMAHTADQLVVIGRGELIAAESLARFSARGTRRNVTVATPAATVLRDLLAAEGAVVHSEGDLLTVTGLTAPRVSEIAQQHRIPLHRLDTQSASLEEAFMELTADSIQYPAGEPR
- a CDS encoding sensor histidine kinase: MPASPRLPLVKRIPPGLWAALAWFAAAVAPIVEYVVLPSRHEYSLSYPSNGLGSFQARALLVLAAALALAGSALLRRSTMAAYVLVVAATVVSTLAWRQDGIPPIQFLATDFALCYVAATRPRRGSLPAAAGTLGVLAGYLIMRGDVGSAPEAYLALTVVIAWLIGNSVSQARAHTRQLHDQAAAQAVTAERLRIAREMHDTVAHSIGIIALQAGAAVRVAETQPARAREAMRTVEKTGRDTLSGLQHLLGALRETDPAPLRPAAGLADVERLASTTTVSSHVHVQVRWKGTRRPLPTDIDLAAFRIIQESVTNTVRHSGTDSCQVSIDYRAGEIAIEIRDHGNGTGAGDGTGYGLAGMRERVALLHGDLTAGPHPAAGFLVTARLPIPAEAG